One genomic segment of Alicycliphilus denitrificans K601 includes these proteins:
- a CDS encoding ABC transporter substrate-binding protein, producing the protein MQAWQKWGAALALGALLGTAQAQILVGQTAGLSGVVGPGVQETAAGARLFIDAVNAKGGVHGQKIELIAMDDKFDPKTAGENARVLIEDKKVHVMFLTRGTPHTEAIIPHLDKHGVALVGPSTGAMVLHQPVRKHVFNVRATYQREAEKAMAHLASLGMTRIAVLYADDSFGADGVAGAQKGLAQARLEPVVLEKFNRAQPDFAPPAAKIAQAQAQAVMIIGSGTTVVDGYAALRKAGSTAQLVTLSNNASNGFIKSLGEHARGVIVSQVFPNERSLGYPMVREAIELNKARGQGEVSPAMLEGFAAAKVLVEGLRRAGPKPTREKIQSALESIQQLDLGGLLVSYGENDHTGLDFADLSIIGADGKFRR; encoded by the coding sequence ATGCAGGCATGGCAGAAATGGGGAGCGGCCCTGGCCCTGGGCGCGCTGCTGGGCACGGCCCAGGCCCAGATCCTGGTGGGCCAGACCGCGGGGCTTTCGGGCGTGGTCGGTCCAGGCGTGCAGGAAACCGCCGCGGGCGCCAGGCTCTTCATCGACGCGGTGAACGCCAAGGGCGGAGTCCACGGCCAGAAGATCGAGCTGATCGCCATGGACGACAAGTTCGACCCCAAGACCGCCGGCGAGAACGCGCGCGTGCTGATCGAGGACAAGAAGGTGCACGTCATGTTCCTCACGCGCGGCACGCCACACACCGAGGCCATCATCCCGCACCTGGACAAGCATGGCGTGGCCCTCGTGGGCCCCTCCACGGGCGCCATGGTGCTGCACCAGCCCGTGCGCAAGCATGTCTTCAACGTGCGCGCCACCTACCAGCGCGAGGCCGAGAAGGCCATGGCCCACCTGGCCTCGCTGGGCATGACGCGCATCGCCGTGCTGTATGCCGACGACAGCTTCGGCGCCGACGGCGTGGCCGGCGCGCAGAAGGGCCTGGCGCAGGCCCGGCTGGAGCCCGTGGTGCTGGAGAAATTCAACCGCGCCCAGCCCGACTTCGCTCCCCCGGCGGCGAAGATCGCGCAGGCGCAGGCACAGGCCGTGATGATCATCGGCTCGGGCACCACCGTGGTCGACGGCTATGCGGCGCTGCGCAAGGCGGGCTCAACGGCACAGCTCGTGACGCTGTCGAACAACGCCTCCAACGGCTTCATCAAGAGCCTGGGCGAGCACGCGCGCGGCGTCATCGTGTCCCAGGTCTTCCCCAACGAACGCAGCCTGGGCTATCCCATGGTCCGGGAGGCGATCGAGCTGAACAAGGCACGCGGCCAGGGCGAGGTGAGCCCCGCGATGCTCGAAGGCTTCGCCGCCGCCAAGGTGCTGGTCGAAGGACTGCGCCGCGCCGGCCCCAAGCCCACGCGGGAGAAGATCCAGTCGGCGCTCGAATCGATACAGCAGCTCGACCTGGGCGGCCTGCTCGTCTCCTACGGCGAGAATGACCACACGGGGCTCGACTTCGCGGACCTGTCCATCATCGGCGCCGACGGCAAGTTCCGCCGCTGA
- a CDS encoding porin, which translates to MQKPSRLLLATLALLGTSAVFAQSSVTLYGRINTTVERQKDGGVSTTGMFNNASRWGVRGTEDLGGGLKAGFQLESGFASDTGTGTGWPGLATVGNGLNFGRQSEVNLAGGFGMVRLGNFVPESYYATADYVSMHNHDTGSSSDALYYDPVWFGGLGTKNKIGYRTPSLGGLTVDAAVLLHERAAGTNDKNGYDLAANYNMGPLHLGLGYSSVDSNYQVGLRALYTFGQFTVGGYYQRNKDDNQIVTTGAGTRNNFRLSGMYALGASEFHVNVGHANSWSNVNDSDATQWTLGYNYNLSKRTKVYTYYTRVNNGNNAGYNVTNSGSDFSSFALGVRHNF; encoded by the coding sequence ATGCAAAAACCAAGCCGTTTGTTGCTCGCAACCCTGGCACTGCTGGGTACTTCTGCCGTCTTCGCACAGAGCAGCGTCACCCTGTATGGCCGCATCAACACCACCGTGGAACGCCAGAAGGACGGCGGCGTCAGCACGACCGGCATGTTCAACAATGCTTCGCGCTGGGGCGTCCGTGGTACTGAAGACCTGGGTGGCGGCCTGAAGGCGGGCTTCCAGCTCGAAAGCGGCTTCGCGTCCGATACCGGCACCGGCACGGGCTGGCCGGGCCTGGCCACCGTCGGCAACGGCCTGAACTTTGGCCGCCAGAGCGAAGTCAACCTGGCCGGCGGCTTCGGCATGGTGCGCCTGGGCAATTTCGTGCCCGAGTCGTACTACGCGACTGCCGACTACGTGAGCATGCACAACCACGACACCGGCTCGTCGTCCGACGCCCTGTACTACGACCCCGTGTGGTTCGGCGGCCTGGGCACCAAGAACAAGATCGGCTACCGCACCCCCAGCCTCGGCGGCCTGACCGTCGATGCCGCCGTGCTGCTGCACGAAAGGGCCGCCGGCACCAACGACAAGAACGGCTACGACCTGGCTGCCAACTACAACATGGGCCCCCTGCACCTGGGCCTCGGCTACAGCTCCGTCGACAGCAACTACCAGGTGGGCCTGCGCGCCCTGTACACGTTCGGCCAGTTCACGGTGGGCGGCTACTACCAGCGCAACAAGGATGACAACCAGATCGTCACCACCGGCGCCGGCACGCGCAACAACTTCCGCCTGTCGGGCATGTACGCCCTGGGTGCTTCCGAGTTCCACGTGAACGTGGGCCACGCCAACTCCTGGAGCAACGTCAACGACTCGGATGCCACGCAGTGGACCCTGGGCTACAACTACAACCTGAGCAAGCGCACCAAGGTGTACACCTACTACACCCGCGTGAACAACGGCAACAACGCTGGCTACAACGTGACGAACTCGGGTTCCGACTTCAGCTCGTTCGCCCTGGGCGTGCGCCACAACTTCTGA